In Oncorhynchus kisutch isolate 150728-3 linkage group LG5, Okis_V2, whole genome shotgun sequence, a genomic segment contains:
- the LOC109887707 gene encoding follistatin-related protein 1-like produces MMFRSVLLCLLVAVVCCHDEEGNSKSRVCANVFCGAGRECAVTEKGEPSCLCIEQCKAHKRSVCGSNGKTYRNHCELHRDACLTGLKIQVYHDGHCEEKKTDKAVAASPIVCYLANRNELRSRVIQWLQNEVVPDGWFAKGSNFSNILLKYFKDYDNGDSQLDSTEFLKFLQHNETAINITSYADEENNRLLRSLCVDALIELSDENTDWQLSFDEFLNCFKPGFNPPERKCALEDETYEDGAETQVECNRCVCACGNWVCTAVTCEDKVPAVEKTEGADQEMTEEEWTRRVAELNKHQETVEKMKVSTKDI; encoded by the exons GAGGGGAACAGCAAGTCCAGGGTGTGTGCCAATGTATTCTGTGGGGCTGGCAGGGAGTGTGCTGTGACAGAGAAAGGGGAACCTTCCTGCCTGTGCATTGAG caATGTAAAGCTCACAAGCGCTCTGTGTGTGGCAGTAATGGTAAGACGTACCGCAACCACTGTGAGCTCCACCGCGACGCCTGCCTGACCGGCCTCAAGATCCAGGTGTACCACGACGGACACTGTGAAG AGAAAAAGACAGACAAAGCTGTTGCTGCTAGCCCAA TCGTGTGCTACCTGGCCAACAGGAACGAGTTGCGCAGCCGGGTAATCCAGTGGCTGCAGAATGAGGTGGTCCCTGACGGCTGGTTCGCCAAGGGCTCCAACTTCTCCAACATCCTGCTCAAGTACTTTAAG GACTATGACAATGGAGACTCCCAGCTGGATTCCACTGAGTTCCTTAAGTTCCTCCAGCACAACGAAACAGCCATCAACATTACGTCATATGCTGACGAGGAGAACAACCGCCTACTCAG GAGCCTGTGTGTGGATGCCCTCATTGAGCTCTCAGATGAGAACACGGACTGGCAGTTGAGCTTCGATGAGTTCCTAAACTGCTTCAAGCCTGGCTTCAACCCACCAGAGAGAA AGTGTGCCCTGGAGGATGAGACCTATGAGGACGGGGCAGAGACTCAGGTGGAGTGTAACcgctgtgtctgtgcctgtgggAACTGGGTCTGCACAGCTGTGACCTGTGAAG atAAGGTGCCTGCTGTGGAGAAGACTGAAGGTGCTGACCAGGAGATGACAGAGGAGGAGTGGACACGGCGAGTGGCTGAGCTCAATAAACATCAG GAAACTGTGGAGAAGATGAAAGTGAGCACTAAGGAcatttga